GTTTGATCTGTATAAGGACGCCCTCAAAGAGCATGCCTACCAGTGCGctgtggagagagtggaggaggactaCATCCCCATAGAGGAGTACAACACTGCACAGGACCGGGAGAAGGTAGCCCAAATAAGCAAAAGGCAGTGTTCTACAGAGGTAGAAGCATAACCGATTTGTGCGCGCTAACTTGTTCTGGCCTGGTTCCACTCAGGAGCTCAAGACCAGGCTgagtgaggtggaggagaaaCTGCGTCGCTCTGAATCCGGTTCTAGAGTGGGTTGTTTGTTCACCCCCACCCAGGACCGTTTCACCCAGACCATGCATGAAGAGAACCCTACTCcagatgcaggtgtgtgtatttgacgaGCTGTAGTGAAAACAGCCCTCTCCCTACCACCAAAAGACTCATTCTAGTACAGAATCTGCATAATCACTCACTGGCCCTCTGTTTTAGATGCTGAGAGATGTAAACGTCTCTACAAGGAGAGATGTGCGGTGGAGAAACTATGCTGTGAAAAGCAAGAGGTGGGAAAATACAGTTGAAATGAGAATTGCATTCATACTAGTGTTCTGAGAAACTTGATTTCTGCTTTTTCCTTTTGTCATgacattatttttcttctcctcctccagctaaTTGTGACCCTAGAGAGTAGGATCTCTGAGCTGAATGACACACTGCAAGAGGCTGGAGAGAGCTTTATGGAAAAGCTCGCTCTGGTTCAAACTTTACAGAACAAACTGGCATATCAGGTGAACACTATGATTATCCTATAGTTAGTTAATATATATAGTTAATGAGTCTTCAGTATTGTAAattgtttagattttttttttttttttttttttttaaaaagcccttTTTAACCCCTTCTGTTCCTgcaggagagggagacggagcgTCTGCAGTGCGACGTCACGGAGAAGGCATCTGAGATGAGCTCTCTGCGGGAGGAGCTGGCCAAGCTCTCGCAGGCGCCCGTGGAGCCGCCCAGGACCCGCCGCGGCCTCCTGGCCAACATTAAAGAGTCGGTGACGTCGCCACGCAGCGCCACGCTGTGCCGCACACTCAAACGCACCGTCAGGTCCACTGCATCACTGAAGAAGAAGCCTGTCTGAGCCACTGGGGCACTGTGGTTTTAACTCTTTTAAATGGACTACAGATGCTTTTATACatgttttaataaattgttaatCTTAACCTTTTACATTGGatttgtatttaattaaaaacaaaatacacttggatctttttttttttttttacattgttttAAGAAGTGATGAGTATAACCCTGCATAACCCATGTGACTAAAGCCAACAAAGATATTTTCCTTTGATAAACATTTATCAATAGACATTTTATTACAATTAGACAGCTTTCAAATTTGTATAAACATAAGCAGAAAGGGTTCTTAAATATGGAACTATGAAAAACTGACAGGCCTTTATTTCTCACTATGTCTGCTAGGCTATTTTGGCTCTCCAAAGACTATCTGATCTCTACTGTTTTTGTTACTGGATACAAACATGGTAACAAGCAAAACTTCAGATCTAAAAAAAGAATTGGCGCCACTACCAGTGCAACAATTGTACTATTGTCCCAGTGCAGACTTGAGTATGGCTCTGAACAGACTCCTGTCTCTCTGCTGCCCTCTCATGGCTGCTGTTGGTACTGGCCCTCTGTGGCCGTGGTGAAGTCCTCCAGGACACTCTGCAGGTATTCAAATGTGGgtctctcctctgcctttgGGCGCCAGCAGGTCTTCATGACGTCATAGAGCTCGGCAGGGCAGTTCTCTGGGCAGGGCATCCTGTAGCCTCGCTGCACCTGGGCCATCACCTCACTGTTACTCATGcctagagggagggagggagggagggggtgttaGAGCAAGGACAAAAGACCGCCTGTATGTCTAGTTACTCGTACACTTATTTCAATATATTTTGCATATTAACATGGGACAATGACATGAAATTCTAGTGTATTATCAAAACGGcaagctttttaaaaataattccagtTCCATGGTTCAGTCAGTAGATGGCAGACATTGCTCTGATAATGGCTCTGTTTAGAGTTCATTCTTAGGGCAGTGGACCAGCACCTTCTTCACCAATCCAACTGTCCAACTACATAAACCTTACAAGGAGCAGCAACGTTGATAGTGGTTCCAAAGACGACCGCCTCTCTCACCTGGGTAGGGCATTCTTCCGTAGGTGACTATCTCATACAGCAGAACGCCAAAGGACCACAGGTCTGATTTGATGGTGAAAGAGCCGTAGTTGATTGCCTCAGGAGCTGTCCACTTGATAGGAAACTTGGCCCCTTCAACATGTAACCGTAACATGATGGACAGAATCAGTACAATGAAATGCAGCTATTTGTGGAACAGACAAAAATAGCCACTTGAGGAACAAAGACAATTGTTTCTATAAATTGTTAACTTCTTAATTGAATCTTCTATGATTCCATACATATGGTTTAACATAAGTTATGTCCAGATTGTACAGACATGGTGCTAGTCATTGTTTAGGCTCAATCAGTTCTGCTTTCAAAACTCCTTGGAGTCTGGGAATGAGCCATCCAGAGAGCTGCTGGTGACTGAATATCCTACCCTCTTTGGCCGTGTACATGTCATCATCGATGACACGCGCCAAGCCAAAATCTGCAATCTTGCAGAGCAGGCTCTCAGACACCAGGACGTTAGCCGCACGCAGGTCTCGGTGGATGTAGCTCTTCTGCTCTATGTAGGCCATGCCCTCCGCAATCTGTCATGCACAGAGCCACGCACACAGTTACGACCGCTTCATGCATGACAGCGCTTCACTTTTCCACTTCCTCCACCTCAGTTGCAATAAGGGAActtacagcccccccccccccccccccccacacacacacacagtttaactcACACCAAACACCTATTTTACATACTTTGACAGGTTAACACAGGCCTGCCAGGTTCTGACAGATTAACAAAGGTTTACAGTGTCTATTCAACACAAGTCCCAGGTGGTAAATAAATAACCTAACCATGTCACTGTGTTCCTGTGACTACTTACCTGTGCAGAGAAATCAATGAGTTTGGGCAGAAGCACCCTCTTCCCTCCAGGGCTCTTGAGGAAGTCTAATAAACTCCCTGAGAATAAAGTACACTTTAGAAGGCATCACAAACGTCACAACAACATTGTATTGACATACAGATGCAGGGATGTTTTGGTGCAAGGTGCAAGGAAGTACAACCTTTGCTGCATCTGTATGTGCCCTCTTTTAGCTATTTCGACCATCATGACCTCAATAAGGCCTATGATGGTACTCCATGGTTAGAAATTCAGCAGATTGCATGTATGGGAAATCAGAGCTTGTGTGTTTCATCAGTTGAAATTGATGGCAGATTGTCTACTACTACAGACTACAACTGGACAGTGTGCGTGCGTACCGTTGGCCATGTACTcggtgatgatgaagatgggGGGTGTCTTGGTGATCACGGCGTAGAGGCGGACCAGCCTGTCGTGCTGCAGGCCCTTCATTAGCTCCGCCTCCTGCATGAAGGCCTCCACAGTCATGGTGCCCTCCTTCAGAGTCTTCACCGCCACCTTTGTGGTTTTGTTGTAAATCGCTGAAACAGAAGAGAGTAACAAACATTGCAGCTGAAGTGATACACATGTCTGCTAGTATGGTTTATTTTCCGTTATAAATAATAACTTCAACTCCTAGCTACCTACACTGACCctagagagaggacagaggagaataGAAAGTGTAGTGAGTGTGTCATGGGCACATTTCATGTAGTTTCTGTCATGTTGTGCGCTGCGGTTGTGGCCTTGCCAGCTCTGCGGGAGGAAGGGGAAGTGTGGTCTGCTTCACTGACTATTCTCAGTTCTGTGACTCAATGGTACCGATCCAAAAACAGCAAAGCACCCACCCATACCCCTACAGACACCTCCCACTGCccagcatacacatgcacagagagagagagatgtgatggAGAAAAGCTGTTTGTAAACATCTATAAACAAAACTGACTCTGCTCACAGTTTCTCAGTTCCtctgtccattctctctcttattctctcattccctcaACCACGTTCAGACACCTGTCACACACCCAGCAACTCACCCATCCACACCTCCCCAAACTGCCCAGCGCCCAGTTTCTTCACCATCTGCAGAGTGTCCTT
This is a stretch of genomic DNA from Sardina pilchardus chromosome 19, fSarPil1.1, whole genome shotgun sequence. It encodes these proteins:
- the LOC134065684 gene encoding tyrosine-protein kinase Lyn-like encodes the protein MGCAGSVPLIPKSLTPQPDRDRYSLSPTAHNQKQGLLPGQVLQNKTEQTKDKIVTALYSYESRNDGDLPFKKGERMKVLAEAGEWWTVKSLTTGKEGLIPSNYVAAAESLEIKEWFFKGMSRRDAERQLLAPANKPGAFLIRESETTAGTFSLSLRDIGDDGSDIIKHYKIRNLDCGGFYISPRNTFQDLTKMIQHYKGQSSGLSRKLGPPCVKPKVQKPWDKDAWEISKDTLQMVKKLGAGQFGEVWMAIYNKTTKVAVKTLKEGTMTVEAFMQEAELMKGLQHDRLVRLYAVITKTPPIFIITEYMANGSLLDFLKSPGGKRVLLPKLIDFSAQIAEGMAYIEQKSYIHRDLRAANVLVSESLLCKIADFGLARVIDDDMYTAKEGAKFPIKWTAPEAINYGSFTIKSDLWSFGVLLYEIVTYGRMPYPGMSNSEVMAQVQRGYRMPCPENCPAELYDVMKTCWRPKAEERPTFEYLQSVLEDFTTATEGQYQQQP